The nucleotide window TGCTTAACCCGTTTCTCGGTTTTTCCCAGTAATGAGAAGGGTAGTTACCTTTTGTTTCCCTTTGATAATATTTTTCTTTTCGTTTCTCGgttattatgcccatctctaTTTGAGGTGTGCAATCATGATGGGCCTAGCTTAAAAGATGGCACAGTTGATCAAAAAGATGGGGTGTCCCGTGTCCATACAAAATATGGAGTCGGGTCAACATAATGGATCGAATCAACAAACGGAGCTAGCCATTCATGGGTCTAATGCTGATGTAGCTATTGGGTCGGATCAATTAGATGgattgaatgatgaaacattgaatgcAGATGGGCCTATTGATGTCGAGACCCAtattgaagttgaaatggatgaATTTGATTTAGTTGGGCCGACTAAAGCCCAAGATGCATAATTGAAAGAAAATGTTGAAGTTGGGCCGCAAGGTAATCAACTAGTTATGGAAGGTTTAGGTGATGGGCCTATTTATGATGTTGGGCCTGTGATGGCCAACATGGCCCACAGGCAAAGCCCAGTTATGTAGGCTCGTACATCTCCCTCCAACCAACGATCCTATGGGGCAGATTGTAAATTGGATCCGAGATAAATGGGCTTAAGCCCAATATGGAGTATGATGATGTGATATAGGGACTCGCTGGAAGTGTTTATGGTTTACTTATCCGACTCTGGCTATACACCCAATTTCTTGGTCCTCTTCTCCAAGGGCCGAATGCTTGCTTTGTAGGCGTTCTGTCCGTCGCACCATACCCCACTTATCATGGGCGCAGCAAAGTGGGGGCCGGGggatgcccgaccccccgaacttttcgctcagtagtgtccggtatgtagttttcgtatagaattttttaggtatatacgttttcaaccccccggttttataaattTTTAGGTATAATTTTAGGTCCAGTGACTTCCtaccccggtcggaaatctcaagcttcgtcaCTGCCACTTGTTACAAGCTTCAACGCCCTAAAGACTAGacatttcaaatcaaaattgacTTTACAAAAGTCAAATTCATTACAATAACATATGGATATCAAACCGAAGATCGATTACTAGTTCTTATTTCTTTGACTTTTCAAGTTTTCTCCTTCCTCCAAAACCAACGGGTTTACGATCTTTTTCGTTTCCATGATCAGCCGAATCATCTTCGACATAAATGATGCCCGGCTCATCACCATTGTCAATGCTCTCTACATCATCGTCGTCGTCATCCTCATCTTCATcatactcatcatcatcatcgtcgtcgtcgtcgtcatcCATGTCACCACGAAGCGTGTGGAACTCCGGTGGCGGTATGCATTCCTCTGTGATAGCGTTGTCCTGTTTCATGACGAGGTGTCGGATGACTCTTTCATCTTTATCTAGCATACTCTTGAATTCATTGATCCATTTTGCTTCAATTTCAAAGTTCATCAGGATGTAATGTGCACTTTTCGCTTTTTGTATTTTGTAAGCCAGCCTCCGAAGCCCCCAATCGCTGAATCTGTGAACTCGACCCTTTTTCTCACTTAGAAACTCTGCACGTAGAGGTCAACAAAACGTATCATTCAGTCAACCCTACCATACTGATACGAATGTAGTGTCAAGAAGTTTACGCTTAGTGATACTGAAGCAGCAGTTTCAACCCGTTTATATATGAAATGGGTCAACTCAGTCTGTGTTTTATTGATAATGGGTCATACGAGTTAGTATAGAAAAATTAACCAAAAATGGAAGGGTCAATGGTTGCCAACATGGCTTGAAATGCTTATGATGTCCAAATCTGTCTTAAAAAACccattattttataatttaaataaagTTTTTATAGTGATATTATATACACCAAGAAAAAGAGAAAAATCCAATGCTGATTCGATGCAGAAATCATGTGTTTTGACTCTTAAAAGTCAAAAATTACAGCCAGCGTAATTATTTGAGATTATATCTGATAGAttttgcggtatgcgcatataatgtatatatgtgtgggcgctcgggggggcaaaagtgaaagtgcactaattttaacgttattttactaatttcgtgaaaataacgttaaaagagggggatggttaatcatgcatcatgtggtagcgctgatagccgaaagacaagggggtacatgcactaatcggcagttgtctcaattgctgagtgttatgtgccttatgtccaaggcttgatgcaaaactactatcgaaccgagggtctcactggaagcagcctctttaTTCCtacgggtagaggtaaggttgtctacatcttaccctcctcagaccctaccttagctttgctattggtgggatttactgagtatgatgatgatgatgatctgatAGATTTCATATATGAGTAGGTAAATCTAAATACTGAGTACTAATGGGACACAGAATCACCTTGAATTTTTTGATTTACtttctcaacttcttct belongs to Helianthus annuus cultivar XRQ/B chromosome 5, HanXRQr2.0-SUNRISE, whole genome shotgun sequence and includes:
- the LOC110941192 gene encoding coiled-coil domain-containing protein 1 yields the protein MESLVLSSPSSSSSSPIAALLHRTHNSNSLSSNGFTLSFPISSQNAPFTLRKSVVMAAKKNNNSDKKKQDRHSFVAKPDETTGIFPESVLLKEKVVQEDGKLLPEFADAEEQELYEALNLMLESDLDAEQNRHYEVVYLIHEKFEEEVEKVNQKIQEFLSEKKGRVHRFSDWGLRRLAYKIQKAKSAHYILMNFEIEAKWINEFKSMLDKDERVIRHLVMKQDNAITEECIPPPEFHTLRGDMDDDDDDDDDDEYDEDEDDDDDDVESIDNGDEPGIIYVEDDSADHGNEKDRKPVGFGGRRKLEKSKK